Below is a window of Spodoptera frugiperda isolate SF20-4 chromosome 13, AGI-APGP_CSIRO_Sfru_2.0, whole genome shotgun sequence DNA.
TTGCTCGCTTTGTATGTTAGTGATATAGGACAAGAACTATGCCAATGACTCCTACACAGAAGTTTGTTGTTTAACACtcatttaataatgaatttcaaTTCGTTCGTTTAGATGGCTCAAGATAATTCTTGGACCATCTGAACtggtccgctcaaactgttgtGGATCTTTCCTCAAAAGGCCACTACAGAACAAACTAGCACggcttttgtttaaaaaaacgttgcactaggatgcatttacaaacatacaagttcacatacacatggcatccagacttgaaacaacaatttgtatatcacacaaagagttgatctgtgcgggaatcgaacccgctaccctttgcgcggcagccagtagcccagcactaaccgtgcagttgaACGGTTCTCACACATCTGTGACGactgtgacctctgagttttttcgacatttcttctcagagttaGTTCGTTAGGAATTTGGAAATAACGCCCTTAtctagattttaatatttttgacgtgtaaaagtcaTCACAGATAAATGGATCAAAATTTCAAACTTCGGTCATTAGTAATGACCGAGTCAGTTATAAACAACCCATAACTACTTCACCTGGATCAGAAGTCGAATCCAAATCCTTTTCTTCGTCTATCTTCTTTCAACTTTCTCTCGACCAAAGACGCAGTTAAAGTTAGCATACATCAGcatcatttcaattttaattaatgaattaaacgTTTTATAGAGTCATTGAGCAACAGTTGTCACAAAGTACATATTTTACAGCTTGATATTAAGACGGAAAGCGCTTTATTGTCACCAGTCCATGTGACGCCTTCTGCTTGTTATtaagtctataatttaaaacgtttttcCTGTTTCTAAGGGACCTATTCCATTGGGACACGTTGGTCGCTCGACAAGTCACTCAAAGCTggtgtttttttatagtataggcCGGAAAACGAGCTGagcgatcacctgatggtaagcaatcgccgccaccatagatactcgaaacaccaaaaacgttacaagtgcgttgccggtgttTAGGGGTAatgaatttaaaggttgttaggaagattgggaattcgacctccggtaaccttactcacagaacgaaacacaacgcaagcattgtttcacgttggatttctgtgaggccgtggtatcactccggtcgagacggcTCTTCCACACTAATAAGATATGAAGAGAAGTgttcttttccaccagtgatgtgatatgctacgttgctgtagatgcgtttggcttccaccaaacatattcaATGACAcaaatagcttagcactagcGAAAagggactcaactaagctatatttttgtgttgttatgTACCCTAacaaaggtaaaataaaaaacggTTAAGAACTTTGGcacttatatgtattttaattaatatctcctttaatttgtctatttatctaatctacataataaataaataataggctttaattacattaggaatagggaacaaacaatatacttatatttatgtaacataattatgtataggcAGGTTGTTGATGGTACCTAAACGAagcatcactacatagtatcaaacaaagtcgctttttctgtccctttgtatgcttaaatctttaaaactacgcaacggattttgatgcggttttttaatagatagagtgattcaagagggaggtttatatgtataatacatgcataatatatcaccattgcgaagctggggcgggtcgctagtttaaatataaaataatttgtatgtcatgtaatatttcttttttttttttaatagtttttatgaaGCCGTCATGGcggacgcccgcttctcatgcatgcaTGATTGtctaatacttacttattcGTATGTGGAGACAtgtaattaaagtaaaacaacTCTAATTAAATACTACATAAAGCTTAATATTCTACTGGCATTTTCTAAGAGCTAGGTTTACTAAATGCAGTTCTACATAAACAGCTACAAAATTAACGGATGAAGAACAGAGTTgaacaaaaaaattgtatgaaaaagtatatcttattatttatacacaagAAACAAATCATAAAAGAGTTGTTTAATACTGTCAAATGTTGTTTGGATAGTTTGGCTGAATCGAAGCAATTCTTTGGAAGAAATACGTCTTTATAAAATAGATTTCAatagtatttttctttattatagcTCTTTATTTTAGCTTCCAAGTATTGTTTCGTTTcattaacataacaaaaaatacaataagaaGGAAAAAGTATAATATACAAATTGGCTACTTACATAATTTGTACATGCGTAAAATGTAATATGTGCAATTACTTACGTTTTACTAAAATAAGCCTTATGCCTAATAACAATAAAGTCTCAATATCCTTCACGGGCACCTGTGTCTCTCATATTACATGTTTATTAGGTTTTATGAGTGAAGTTTACTTTACAATATTCTTACATCAAAATTTATGCTAATTTTATCAcactttacaaaatatttcaatttttgtttaaataaatatagcattTTAGGttggtataagtttttaaactgacatggttactagtaatatcattagaacttaaaacgggatatttaccatgtttaattaatttctgtgagtttccgatatttcagcactgtgCTGTTTTCACACAGTGTTGTTTcgcacgggaatcgaacccgctacacgttgaacggcagccagttgcccagccaccgcgccaaccaatgtctgtattgtttttctattaaagTTTTGAATACATTATCTCATAAGCCTAAACCTACAACGAATACAATTTCACTATCCCtgtgataaacaaaaatataaaaaactatacaaaacttTCCGGGAACTCATAATCAACACTTTTGGACTTCTGAAAGGCAACAACACAATCAACAGTAATCTTTTGATACGACACAGATTTCTTTTCACAATCCACGCTTCTAGCTTTGGCACTTTTTATTAAGACACTGCGTCTCAGCGATTGGCTGCGACCCGGATCTATATCAATGTCTGacctaatatttttactattggAATGACCAATAAACTTGCCAACGTCACATCCCCCACTATCTTCCCTATCAATTTTATGTTCAACGTCAATAACTTCAGATATCTCTATGTTCCCTTCACTCCTCATCCTGTTTATCACCGGCTTTGTACTTGAACAAACAGGTGCTGACTGCTGCCTCACAAacgttttgttagtaaatattctATCAAACACTCCTTTTTCTACTTCTTCCTTACTTTCCGATTCGGTGTCAGTTCGATCAATACTACTTCTTTGGCTGAATAGTTTCTTTAAACTGTTCGTCGTTCGAGTCAGGCTACTGCTCGTTGTGGACCCGTTCGTGATCGTCCTCTGAGCTCGTCTTGTCTTATCCTCTAACTTtctcttataacacaaacagaCCTTGCAGAATCCAATGCGGAATTTCGAAGACATCAAGTTGTAAAGTATAGGATTAATCGCAGAATTTATGTACAGCATGACTCTGGCGAAGTATAGTATGTTGTACCACTTCTCAGGACTGACATCGTCGTAGAACTCAGCTGGTGCGATGATTATCCATAGAGTGAGAGCTCTGTACGGCATGAGACAGAGAAAGAAACATAACACAACAGTACCGAGCATCAATATGACTTGCTTCCTTGCTCTCGTGTTGTAAGGATCAACAGTTTTATTCATAACAACTTTAGAAGCTGCTGTGATTAAATTTTTGGCTATAACGCTGTATAATACTATGAGAATGATTAGAGGTAGCACGTAGAGGAGGATTATGATGGCGATGAAGAATGTGATTTGCCAGAAGGTGACAGCTTGAGTGAGGCATTGAGCGTACGTGGAGCCGTCGTGGCGGGTGACGGTGTGGTGCTCAGCTATCGCCAGGATTGGGCTGAAAAGAACAAAATTAACGATAATGATCTCTACGAAGCttgtaataaaactacaaattaTGCAACAGAACATTCtatctacaaaaataataataggtgtATCATCTAATTATGATGCGTCGCTACCTCTGATATTTATGTGTTGTGTAACCAACCTACATAGTCTACATACTACACCATTATGCGTGCGAATAATATTAAATCACTCGGACATTTATGAGAGGTAATTTCCTGCAGATCATTCAAattcttcattaaaattttatgcgCAGAACTAAATGacacgttatattttattaatattaattttaatttcttagtTAAAGTCTTTGTTGACTGGTTTATTTATCGAGTTTGTTTTTAATGGACCGTTTTAGGCGCCTCGTACCAAAAGATGCCAACACAAATATTCTGGTCTTATAAAATTCTTGACGTCGTAGGTGCATACAAGAAtagttttatacaatttatttggaTTATTTCTAAAGATAGATACATAGTTTGTGTCATCAATAACATCGTGAGCTTTATAGTATagtcaacaattttattattttggaaataaatattatttactaatattgAAACGAGGAtttaatgttttgaaattaactatttttttattttatttcaaattgtataTATGATTTCGAAACTTATGAATCGATTTAAACATGTTACTGTTAGATATCTTAGCTTAGAAGGGACTATCATAAACTACTTTTAATCCTAATATTTCTACATATAATGATCAGCTCCAGAAAAATCGGCTGTATTTTTAATACGATCGCAGCCGTTCGTATAAAGCTAGTTAAATAAACATCTCAAAACCAATACATAAACGTATATAGAACATCATATAGCTCATCATTCATGGCCGTTTGGGCATGACAAATAGTCCTTATTTGTATTCgaaagtaacaattttattgtttttctctAATGAATGGTTTGAGCTCGAAGCCTTTTAATATTTTGGCCGATAGAAAGTGGGTTGTGCCCAAATTGGTTCGTTGACTAATGGTGACGTCCATTCattcgtttttttattaatgttacgTTAAATGGTCAACAACTTTTGGTATGAGCTCGCCTactcttcaaagtcaaagttaaagcctTTTTTTCCATTAGGCACTTTTGTAATGTCAAAACGTTCGTTTTGGATGataagttatttagttttaaagaagAAGGATCACAATCAGTACAAAATTACCCcacaaaaaaatgtacaaaaaattatACCATATTttctaacttattttttttacacctTCATATAAAATATCTGCTATGAAAATAGTTTAGGCGCTGTTATGAAATAATCATCCGTACGAATATTTATGGacggattttaaaattattttctttttaagtagGTCGCTTCGGACTCCAGGATCcaggagaaataaaactaaaatctatctttgtttgagtaaaaaaaaaaaaaataagtgaagATGCTTACAAAAGGAATATCGATTTTTCTGGCACTAAATTCACAAATagtaatttaactttttaacttattttaaaaaaccctATTCAAGTTTTTCCTTATCTCAGCATGCTATTTGATTTAAAGTTGACATCTATTGCCTTAGACAactgacttttatttttttatagagaaTTAAATCAGAAGTTGGActacaattcatttttattatacactgaaacaataaaatttttgaCAGGTAGACAAAGTATGACCACTTTTAGTTCTTAAGAAAgaagatttataattttatagaacATACAACGTATATCAAAACGTGCAttaaaatttgataaaataaaatgtaaaagtgCCATAGAAGCAGTTAGTGATATCATGAAAACATATTTAGCATACATCACGTCACAGTAAAACACTTActaatagttaaaaataaatcacacattTTGAAACCCataagaattttttttataaagaatgatTTAAATTCgttgtctcgttggtcgagtggtcgcaagtgcgactgccggataaggggtctcgggttcgattcccgggtcgggcaaagtattgctgggcgttattcggattttcgaaaatttctcagtattagcacggagtctggaaatgtgcccggtatatggcaataggctcaccacctattacatgggacttacaacataaattgtgaaaagtgggtgtacattgtagtggcattacatgccataatgagcacctctgcctaccccttcggggattaaaggcgtgaagatatgtatgtatgtatgatttaaATTCATCGCATGTATAAGCGTTCTTTACAATTATcaactaatattacaaatgtgaaagtttgacGCATGTTCGTCAATCaagctaaaactactgaacggttttcgatgaaatttagtatttctcagaaacgcgggcgaagctgctggcaaaATAGTCTTGGTTGTGAATGTTTGGAtaattgtccgtcaatcactctGAAATTACAGACGGATTATGACAAAATTTGGCATACAAGTGACTTACTTACTGACTTAGATGATAAGACATTATTTATCTGCTAACCGAAGCTAGTCAGTAAATATATCTTACatagtaataaaagaaaaataattcaagTCACATTTAATTTCGAAATTGGAACAGCTAAGCTTAGCACAAAaaacttcaattaaaattttcattcgTAATGACAACTTGCAAAAAGGAGGATATCGCGTTGAAAGATCGTACAAATGTGTATAGGTCACAAACTAATTACTTTTAGTAGAAATGCCGTTTTACTGACAGTTCAGTTACACATTAGGATGTGTTTGTACCTAAATTTATTTACAGCCAAAAGGCCTAACCAATCTCAACCTAAAAGCTTTtgaaatagaatagaatagtatttatttgcattgaatgTAGGTACACAGATGAgttgttacaaagttttttagtacgaaatacattttaagattaagatcgatttttgatattatatgAACTTTCTGTCAAAAATTTTGGTCGATCTAAATCGATTTTGGACTAATATCGGTGGTTAATTTCCAGGTTTTGCCATCAAGgccaaaataatgttaatttgtgGTAGTAGCCATTTACATCTACTGCTGTGTCTCTCTGCATCATCCTAaagttgactgttagagaattccaaattggcattaagtccttGATTACCATTGtttaaatgtacataaagtgtagggaaaataaataaatccaccAGAtttcataatatacctactgAAAACTATTtgagaaaatgaaataaaaagtcaGCCATTTCCCTGTTCTCAACagttaaaaaattacatttaccaTACACAATGTTTATATACCATATTACCATGACGTATACTAAATATGTTTGCATAGTACAAAAAAGCAcacaatcaaacaaataaagCAGGCTACATACAATGGCGGATAGCTGtcacacacatacaaaatgTAAGCGAAAAACTGTACCAACCTTTTTTTGTAAAGGGTTCTCTTAATTTTAGTCACAAACTGTAGCTCTTAAACTCACAGAAAGGCAAGAATTTGGTTTAATGTAGATCTGTAAGGGTGTTTAAAATATGCTTTATAATGTTAAGTGATAGGTTAGAAAATTGAGTGTCAATATTAATAGGTActcgtaattaattaaataatactaattaatgaTAAATTTTACTATAGTTCAAGATACTTTCAATAACCATTTGCTAATTcttaaatacgaaaataaagtttttttttttaattttgaatattgttGTAAAAACTATTTACTATATTCATTACTAATTAATTCAATCGAAGTAACaatgtaattttaatctaattagTATAATTTAGGTTACTAATGTACACATCAACTACAGAAgactaataaatgataaaatgattCTAAAAACTGAATAACTTCAAAGATCATTCGGTGCTTACCTATTGACAGAACATTAAAAAGAGTATAAACCAACTGAGACAGTggaatattattaaagaaacgTCAATATTAGTTAAATACAATCTTCCTTCGATAGCAAaagaatttcaaattaaaaagtcCTATTCTTCTCAACAAACGGTATGCTCAAACAATTATTTGAACTAAACGGAACGTCAGACAAGTATGGCCGACTGACGCAGGATTTATTGCAAAACGCCATCTATTATTTAAACCCGGAACCAATATAGAGGACAGTGTGGCGTGCAAGACTCCAATAAGCTGTGGTATTAAAAATTCTTTAGAATAATGTACTAGAAAGCTAGTGTTCCTGTTCTACAAATTCTTAGTTGTACGGAGGAAATATGGTTGAAACGAAATGCAAGACAGTTTGTGTTTAAACAGTAGAATAATTCTTTTGTTAAACTTTCTATGTGAATAAAATTGTGATTGTAAAGCAGGTTTCCGATTTAACTTTTAGGTtggaaaatgtaatattactgGGATGTCTTGACttttggataaaataaaaattttggtaaTTCGGTTTAAAGTGGTTCAAAGTGTTCCTGCTGTGTTAATTGACTAGATACAGGATTTGATTTTAggctaatataaaatattttgcagaTGTTCTGAATTCTATATTTCCATCTACTAAACAAGAAAAACATACATATGCGCCTACATTTCCCTATATTTTATGCACCGACTACTActgcgtaatattttattactagatTCATTCTCTTCTTGTTTATAGAACCAACACCTGCCATTTCTCAGTCGAAAACCAACCAACAACAACTAACAATTCGACATAAAACGTCAAAAAGAAACTACTCACAACTAAAACACACTATATTACAATCGTAAAAACTATTGTGAACAAATTTAAGATCCATTTTGTAGATGGCGGGACCGTAGCGTTGATGTTGTCAGCCAATAAAATGCAAAGCGGGGGAACTTGCAAGTAACGTTATGACAAACGTCCAGCAGCTTTATAGCTTCACGTTATATGTTAGCAGCGCTTATTCCGCTGGAAAACCATAAAACAACGCGGACAATATGTTAGAATTTGTTCGCGAGGACCAGAAAATTTTacgtttgttttaaagtttcgttcttaaaatatttcttgaTTAAAAGGAACAGTCGTGACTTTTATGACTGAACCAATTGTAGACGTGAAGTTGGTTAATTTTTGAAAAGTTTATTGCTAGAATATGGGAGTTAAATGACAGCCATGTgacaattgactgcacggttgacgcagcGGTTGAGCAACTGACTGCCACGCAAGtggcaacgtgtagcgggttatagtcccgcacggagcaactatttgtgtgttccacaaattatGGTGTCaggtctgggtgccatgtgtatgtgaactagaATGTTTGTACACCcacgacatagaagaaaatcctagtgtgcaacgttttgtaaaaagaaCAACTAGAAGTGGTTCAGTGTTTTCTTTCAAAACTCGTACTGATAT
It encodes the following:
- the LOC118270299 gene encoding thyrotropin-releasing hormone receptor isoform X1, with the protein product MISTANFTHTPSNVNTIHYDCTNITYSYKNATHNCTYESSEDYEQSGFAKTNFSNATFAMSNENFTDYEIPYYIKTTSMTFCIVIMCLGVIGNVMVPIVILKTKDMRNSTNIFLVNLSIADLMVLLVCTPTVLVEVNSKPETWVLGKELCLAVPFVELTVTHASVLTILAISFERYYAICEPLRAGYVCTKTRATLICALVWFFAALFTSPILAIAEHHTVTRHDGSTYAQCLTQAVTFWQITFFIAIIILLYVLPLIILIVLYSVIAKNLITAASKVVMNKTVDPYNTRARKQVILMLGTVVLCFFLCLMPYRALTLWIIIAPAEFYDDVSPEKWYNILYFARVMLYINSAINPILYNLMSSKFRIGFCKVCLCYKRKLEDKTRRAQRTITNGSTTSSSLTRTTNSLKKLFSQRSSIDRTDTESESKEEVEKGVFDRIFTNKTFVRQQSAPVCSSTKPVINRMRSEGNIEISEVIDVEHKIDREDSGGCDVGKFIGHSNSKNIRSDIDIDPGRSQSLRRSVLIKSAKARSVDCEKKSVSYQKITVDCVVAFQKSKSVDYEFPESFV